ATCGTACATGGGCAGGAATTTGATAGATGATTGGCTGGTTTAGCTGAAAATTTGACAGATGATCAATATTCTTTTTGCTACTAATCCTCATGATAAACATAATTCTGCAGTGAAAACTAGAAAAAGTAGAAAAGCTAGAGAGAAGCAAAGTTGGGTTGAGAACATATGCTTGCCTGAGTGTTGATCTGACATGAAACATCAACCATGGTGCAGGTGTCTTCTGATCCTAAAAAGCCATGTTTTGGAGTTTTTATTCAAACACAATCAAGGCAATAAACCCAAGAGACAAATAAGAATATGATTTGATGTTTGTAGCCACAGCAGTGTACACGTATGCAGGTTCTCATGTGAAATGACACCAGTTTAGTTTTGTTAGATAcgttttttgagtttgtctGGCAACAATTTGATGGTCTCTAACCCatgattaattatttaatcaTATTTAATATGTTTCTTGTGTATTTATAATCAAATTACAACAACCCGATACGGCCTGTTTCACGCCTCCACTATTTGATAGTCGGATGCAGATCGGCAAAGAATATGTGTTCTTGTTGTTGACCCAAAACAGAGGAAAAGGCTACTGTTCTAATAAGCCTAAATATTTGCCACTAGAAGGAGAGAAGGTACACTTTATCAACTGCAAACAAAAGTtcagaaaattagaaaatgaaaccATTCATGGCTGGCTGTAGACAAAAGGTGAAGTCTTTGAAAAGTGGTCTAAACTTCTTGAAAAGTGAAAACCACATGCCAAAATAGTTTACTAAAAAGGTTGGATTTTAGTGAACCAATAATATGGTCCATGGGCAACCTGATTTTCTGATCCTAAATCAATCTGTTgcataagaaaaattaatcTTGGGAACTTGGAAGATTCACTGGCCTCACATTGGGAATTTGAGTGCAGGCCAAGGGCATTTTGGACAGATTACTTGTATGGTATAAATTTCTGATTTCCAAACTAACAGGGAGAAGACGGGGAAAGAAGCTGGAGAGAAATGGCGAGTGTTGGCAACAGTTGTTTTGGTTCAGTCTTCATAGCTCCTTTTGAAAATGATGTCTTTTTGAAGAAGATTAAGAAATCTCCATGCAATTGTTTCATGGTTTCCAATGATTCCTTCAAATTGAACAAAGTTTCTTGTGGAATTGAAAAGAACCCCACAAGCAGCAGACCCTCCAATTCCAAGAACACGATCGAGGAGTACAACACAGCTATGAAGAGGATGATGAGGAACCCATATGAGTATCACCATGATCTGGGTCAGTCTCGTCCCCATCTTATATGTCAAGCATTCACATTTTGTAGacatttttttgtaatttcattGTGCTTTTATAAGAATCAGTTTGTTATGGATGGTtctgtgttttgttttcattttattatcaTTTCTTGTGATGGAGTTGTCATATGAATTCAAAGAGTCTTGCTTTAAGTGGACAGTGTTGTGggtctctctctttttttctgattagttggtttttttgttgttaaaaaGATTAGTTTTTTGGTTTGCTAAATGCAGTTTATTAACAACCCATTTGAAATCTATGTTactgtattttaatttttgttcctTTATGTGCTGTAATGACCAGAACGAAAAGTTGTTTGTAGTGCTTCCTTTCACATATTTCTAGAGTGGGCGTGTATGATCTCGATGACCCAGTTGCACACTTTTGATCTTTACTTACTTAAATGGAGTACTAGTGCTTTGAGATAGTTACTGATTAACTTTTCATTGCACCTTTTTCTTTAAGAAATTCTTGCCtaatttaaaattcccttatGGAAGTGGGTGCCACAGAAAAGTTTGCATTGCCGCTGCAGAAActgattttccttttctttccctcttttttggcataaaaaactgtttttcttttggggatAAGTTCATCACTTTGCTAGGACCTTGACTATTTTAGCTACGTATGATCACATCATGCTCATATGTGTATGCATGTTACTACGATATTAAGCAGCAAGGAATGCCATTTTGCTGAGGTTGTTGAGGATTCGGATTTCCGTTTTTATCAATCAATAAGGAACCAGAACCTTATGTTGCATTTTCTTGTTCTGAATTCAGAATAACTAGGACAATGGTAATAGGTCAAGTTTAAGCGAACAGGCTTCACTTTTCGACATGTTAAAGAAACAAGCAAATCCCATTCCACTTACCAGTAGAAAGAGTAGTACCATGTAATTCATTCTGGTTACTTCAACTAATATGATTGTTCCTGTCCAATGTTCAGGCATGAACTACACATTGATAACTGATGACTTGATTGTGGGCTCCCAGCCTCAGAAACCTGAAGATATAGATCACctgaaggaagaagagaatgTGGCATACATTTTAAACTTGCAGCAGGACAAGGATGTTGAGTATTGGGGAATTGACTTGCAGTCAATAATAAAAAGGTGTAAAGAACTTGGAATCCGTCACATGAGGAGGCCGGTAAGCAAAAATCCTTTGCAACGTTTATTTAACAGATAAAGTATATTCATAGGGTTTCATACTAAAATGACTTGGACAAGGTCCCAAACTTTCTAAACATAGCATAATTTTTTGTCTTAGCCCGCATCTTACTGATGGCTGGTTTCTAGACACAAGATTTTGGATTGCATAAGCCTCATGCTCTGTTCTGGAAAACATTCCAGACCAACAATAAACAATTTTTCTGGATGTTGGAAACCTTTCAGGACCAACAATATAATAAGTTTTCTGGATCTTACAATAATAGAAATCACATTTAGGGGATATGGAAACTTAAATTATGTGCATTTTCcttactctttttttaatatcaatGCGTTGTAGGCAAAGGATTTCGATCCAGATTCCTTGCGAAATGGTCTACCTAAAGCAGTTTCATCGCTAGAATGGGCCATATCTGAGGGAAAAGGAAAGGTTTATGTGCATTGCACTGCTGGACTGGGAAGGGCCCCAGCTGTTGCAATTGCTTACATGTACTGGTACCTTGGAATGAATGTGAGTCCTTGTTTATCCATCTATTTCTCTATCTTTCATTGAGAAATGCACAACGCCAAAATCCTTTTGCTGACAGCCTTTTAACATGCAATACTTTAGCATTCCAGCAATGTTTTTAGACCTTTATGAAGTCTGAAAGGTTATGAAACCTGAAGGATGACCATATTATTCAAGAAAgtgatatttttttcattgctTCAGTTAAGGAATTGTTCAAAAATTTGACAGCTATTGTGACTATGTGCAGCTGAATGCAGCATACGATGCACTAACTTCCAAGAGACCTTGTGGCCCAAATAAGAGGGCAATACGTGGAGCTACCTATGATCTGACCAAGAATGATCCATGGAAGGAGTCCTTTGAGAATCTTCCTGAATATGCATTTGAGGATATAGCAGATTGGGAAAGGAACTTAATTCGAGACCGCGTCTATTCTCTCCGCGGAACTTGAGCACTTGGGTAAGCAATTCTTGTTTTAAACTTAATCCATAATCACGGGACAGCCTGCTATGGAACCTTAAGGGCTGTGTCTGTTGCTGAGCTTTCCAAGAAACCTGTCCTTGACTGGCCAGCAATTCTTGTAGTTGTTCTGTTAGCGTGTCATATTTTGCATCATGGGTAAAGAAAGTGAAGTTACAGCTTTGTAAAAATTGATTGGTTGCCTTGCTCAGCCGTCTTGGGCTGTTGGTGATTTGTCAAACTTCTGGTGTACCTCCAACACCTCTCcagaaaaagtaaaatgaaaaatacagATTCTCCTGCAAACCTTCTAGTCTGTTCTAAATCGGATGCCATTCTCATATCCTAAGCATGGCTGGCAATACGATTCTGCCCAAAATTTCTTCAGAACACACTTGGTGTTGTATGATTTCTGGCTTTCTCATATAGGGTTTAGGATTTCTCACAAAATAGTTTCCTTACTTGTTAAAATGCAGACACTGAAAAAATTGCTTTTGCACCTTTTTGTTGTAATCCTTTTCCACACATTTGAGTAAACTGATTCATATCTTAAGAATCTTGTAATGTGCTGCCATACAATTTTCCTACCATGATTGCTAATATTGTGAAGGCATGTTGATGCTTGACAGGTTTCCATGGCGTTAACAAGTTGAAAACATAGAGTTGGTACAGGGGATAGATAGGTGGTGCAGGCTGGATGGATGACTTTCAAGCATGCTCATCTTTTTTACCATCCACCTTAGAGTATTTAGCTTAGTGtatgaataaaacaaaaatgttacCACAATAGATGTGGCATTGAGATGGCAATCACAGTATTGTGTACTTGCAAATCtgattttattaatgaatCCGTATAAGTGCAATTCTTTTCCAATTAATCATCAATGCTTACGTGGATAAACACGGTAGATTCAAAGGTTAATATTGGCTTGTTAATTTACTAATGCGTTTGCTAAAAGGCACATGCGTTACGTTACGTATGACATCatatacaaaaaaattgacTGGCAAGCTGCCCTTGTGTAATGTCTATAACAAAAGAGCTAACAAAACTTCTTATAATTGTAGTTCTTTAAAAGTTCATAAATGATTCATCTTTACATACATAAACAGCTAAAAATGTGATGAGGAAACATTAGGAAGTCGAACGAGTCCGGAGCTTTGCAAGTTCTGCTTGACGGCGGCCTAAATGAAACGCGATCACTATCCACAGCAAACAGACCTGGAAAAGATCAAAGAGAGATACTTCGTTATTCTTTGATGGAGAGAAATTGTCAGGAAAAAAGATGCAAATGCTTTACAAATTCCAGGTGCCAAACAAAACTCGGGCGACAACAATTCATAAAGCTAAACACAGGATTTTAAGAAACAACTATAGAACAGGATACACCCTCCACCATTGGACTTGGGGGAGAAGGAACCATTAAGGTCCAGGGAACcaaatttgtgtttttatacccgaactgaaaaagaaaacggGAGAGGGATGAGATTTCACACATACAGGCAGGCCGTAAAGAGACACAGTTGATGCTCTTCCATCAACAGTGCTGAAAAGTAGTTTGTACATTCCTGCTGCTGTAGCATCTCCAAGTCTTTGAACAAATACATCAATGCAAACCTGCAGTATCATGTAATTTGTGAAATAATGTCTCAAATAGTTCGGTGATTTGCTTAAAGTTGCACATGACACAATTAATGCAAAATAAGACACCAAATAAGAGATCCTGTATTGAGTGGAATGGCTATAGCGAAGACTTCTTTTTGGTGTTTTAC
The Prunus dulcis chromosome 2, ALMONDv2, whole genome shotgun sequence DNA segment above includes these coding regions:
- the LOC117620031 gene encoding phosphoglucan phosphatase LSF2, chloroplastic is translated as MASVGNSCFGSVFIAPFENDVFLKKIKKSPCNCFMVSNDSFKLNKVSCGIEKNPTSSRPSNSKNTIEEYNTAMKRMMRNPYEYHHDLGMNYTLITDDLIVGSQPQKPEDIDHLKEEENVAYILNLQQDKDVEYWGIDLQSIIKRCKELGIRHMRRPAKDFDPDSLRNGLPKAVSSLEWAISEGKGKVYVHCTAGLGRAPAVAIAYMYWYLGMNLNAAYDALTSKRPCGPNKRAIRGATYDLTKNDPWKESFENLPEYAFEDIADWERNLIRDRVYSLRGT